One genomic segment of Bos javanicus breed banteng chromosome 23, ARS-OSU_banteng_1.0, whole genome shotgun sequence includes these proteins:
- the LOC133236429 gene encoding uncharacterized LOC128092246 homolog has protein sequence MYLEDSCVLLNTLCWCCHRKIWLHSGEVGCGCRTDPPWP, from the coding sequence ATGTATTTGGAAGATAGTTGCGTTCTATTGAATACCTTGTGCTGGTGCTGCCATAGAAAAATCTGGTTACACTCTGGGGAGGTTGGCTGCGGCTGCAGGACTGATCCGCCTTGGCCCTGA